Genomic segment of Sphingopyxis lindanitolerans:
AGCCCAATTTGCCACGGATGGCGTTCACCACCCCATTCGCCTTCATCAGCGCGGTGTAGGCGGCGTCGCCGACGAAGGCCAGCCAGCGGTGTGCGAGCATCACCGCGTCGAATTCGTCGCCGTGGACGACGAGCAATGTCTTGCCGTCGGCGGTCTGGTGGATCGCCTCGCGGCGGATTTCGACTCCACCGAAATCGAAGCCGTCGAACGGCTTGACCATCTCGTCATGGTTGCCGGGGACATAGACGACCCGCGTGCCGCGCCGGGCGCGCTTGAGCACGCGCCACACGACGTCATTATGCTCGGGCGGCCAGAAATGCCGCTTCTTGAGCCGCCAGCCGTCGATGATGTCGCCGACCAGATAGAGCGTCTCGCAATCGACATGGTCGAAGAAGTCGATCAGCATCGCGGCGTTGCAGCCGCGCGTGCCAAGATGGATGTCGCTGACCCAGATGCTGCGGTAGCTGCGGCGCTCGCCGATCAGACGTTCGGGGATATGCGGGTCGGACGTGAAGGGGTCGGGGAAGCGGGCAGGGATTGGCAGGGTCGAGATCGAGGCCATGTCACGCACTCCGGGGGCCTTGGCCGAAGG
This window contains:
- a CDS encoding UDP-2,3-diacylglucosamine diphosphatase is translated as MASISTLPIPARFPDPFTSDPHIPERLIGERRSYRSIWVSDIHLGTRGCNAAMLIDFFDHVDCETLYLVGDIIDGWRLKKRHFWPPEHNDVVWRVLKRARRGTRVVYVPGNHDEMVKPFDGFDFGGVEIRREAIHQTADGKTLLVVHGDEFDAVMLAHRWLAFVGDAAYTALMKANGVVNAIRGKLGLPYWSLSMVAKHKVKNAVQFIGHYEEVVAHAARSRGVDGVVCGHIHSAEMREIEGALYYNDGDWVEGCTALVEHHDGRMEILRWAEEVAARNAPMQLHLPAPARAA